From the Streptomyces sp. Sge12 genome, the window GACCCGTTCTCCTTCGTCGTCGCGCTGCTCGCCGGGGTCGCCGGCATGCTGTCGCTGACCTCGGCGAAGGCCGGCGCCCTGGTGGGCGTGGCGATCTCCGTCACCACCGTCCCGGCGGGTGCCAACGCCGCGGTGGCCCTCAGCTACGGCGACTTCGCGCAGATGTGGGGATCGGGCATCCAGCTGGCCGTGAACCTGGGCGGCATCATCCTCGCCGGAACGCTCACCCTCCTGTGCTGGAAACTGCTGTGGCGCACCCAGGAGAGCCGGATGATCCGGAAACCGGGTGCGCCACGGAGGCCTGGCAGCGGCTTTTAGGGCCTGAGGTCTAGCCGAGCGCGGACTTCACGACGTCCGCGAGCCGGCCGGCGACCGCGCGGGCCTGCTCGATGTCCGCGGCCTCGACCATCACCCGTACGAGCGGCTCCGTACCGGAGGGACGCAGCAGCACCCGTCCGGTGGTGCCGAGCTCGCGCTCGGCGTCGGCCACGGCCGCGGCGAGCTCGGCGGAGGTGGTCACGCGGGACTTGTCCACGTCGGGAACGTTGATCAGCACCTGCGGCAGTCGCTGCATGACGCCCGCGAGCTCGGCGAGGGACTTGCCGGTGGCCGCGACGCGCGCGGCGAGCAGCAGGCCGGTCAGCGTGCCGTCGCCGGTGGTCGCGTGGTCGAGGATGATCACGTGGCCGGACTGCTCGCCGCCGAGCGCGTAGCCGTGCTCCTTCATCGACTCCAGCACGTACCGGTCACCGACCCCGGTCTGCACGACCTGGATGCCCTCGGCCTCCATGGCCAGCTTGAAGCCCAGGTTGGACATCACGGTGCCGACCACGGTGTTCTCGCGCAGCTGGCCGGCCTCGCGCATGGCCAGCGCCAGCACCGCGAGGATCTGGTCGCCGTCGACCTCCGCGCCGGAGCCGTCCACGGCCAGGCAGCGGTCCGCGTCGCCGTCGTGCGCGATGCCGAAGTCGGCGCCGTGCTCGACCACGGCGGCCTTGAGCAGACCGAGGTGGGTGGAGCCGCAACCGTCGTTGATGTTGAGGCCGTTGGGCTCGGCGCCGATCGTGATGATCTCCGCGCCGGCCCGGGCGAAGGCCTCGGGCGAGACGTACGCGGCCGCGCCGTGCGCCTCGTCGAGGACGACCTTCAGGCCTTCGAGGCGGTTGGGGAGGACCCCGATGAGGTGGGCGACGTACTTGTCGAAGCCCTCGGTGTAGTCGGACACGCGGCCCACGCCGGAGCCGGTGGGCCGGTCCCAGGGGGCGCCGGTGCGGTGCTGCTCGTAGGTCGACTCGATGCGGTCCTCCAGCTCGTCGGCCAGCTTGTGGCCGCCGCGCGCGAAGAACTTGATGCCGTTGTCGGGCATGGCGTTGTGGCTGGCGGAGAGCATCACGCCGAGGTCGGCGCCCAGCGCACCGGTGAGATACGCCACCGCCGGGGTGGGCAGCACACCGACGCGCAGGACGTCCACGCCCGCGCTCGCGAGGCCCGCCACGACCGCGGCCTCCAGGAATTCGCCGGAGGCACGGGGGTCCCGGCCGACCACGGCGGTGGCCCGGTGGCCCTCGAAGGTGCCCGCCTCGGCGAGTACGTGGGCAGCCGCCACGGAGAGGCCGAGCGCGAGCTCCGCCGTCAGATCCGCGTTGGCAACGCCGCGTACACCGTCCGTCCCGAAGAGTCGTCCCACTGTTGTCCTCCCGAGTTTCCGCTTCGCGTATGACCGCTTGTGACAGGTATTTGCCGCTTGTGGCGGTAAACGAACCGCCCCGGCAGCACAGAGAGTGCTGCCGGGGCGGTTTCGTTGCAGAACAGCAGGCGCAGATTAACGCTTGCTGTACTGCGGAGCCTTACGGGCCTTCTTGAGACCGGCCTTCTTGCGCTCGACCGCACGGTCGTCGCGGGAAAGGAAGCCGGCCTTCTTCAGCGCCGGGCGGTTGTTGTCCACGTCCGCCTCGTTCAGCGCACGGGCCACACCCAGGCGCAGGGCGCCGGCCTGGCCGGAGACGCCGCCACCCGAGATGCGGGCGATGACGTCGTAGCGGCCGTCAAGCTCGAGGAGCTTGAAGGGCTCGTTGACTTCCTGCTGGTGCACCTTGTTGGGGAAGTAGTCCTCAAGGGTGCGACCGTTGATCTTCCACTTGCCGGTGCCCGGAACGATCCGGACGCGGGCGATGGCGTTCTTGCGACGGCCCAGGCCGGCGGCCGGCTGGGGGTCGCCGAAGCGGCCGGCAAGGGACTCGGAGGTGTAGTCGCCCTCGACGACGACCTCAGACTCGCTGGTGTACTCCTCGACGTTGCCCTCGAACTCTTCGACGGTCGTCTCGGCGGTGGTCTCGGCCACGATGCTCCTCAGAATTTTCTACGTCTTAGGGGGTGGCCGGAACTACTGCGCGACCTGGGTGATCTCGAACGGCACCGGCTGCTGGGCAGCGTGGGGGTGCTGGTCGCCCGAGTAGACCTTCAGCTTCGAGAGCATCTGACGGCCCAGGGTGTTCTTGGGGAGCATGCCCTTGATGGCCTTCTCGACGGCCTTCTCCGGGTTGTTCGCCAGGAGGTCGTCGTAGCGCACCGAGCGGAGACCACCCGGGTAGCCGGAGTGGCGGTAGGCCATCTTCTGCGACGCCTTGTTGCCGGACAGGTGAACCTTGTCGGCGTTGACGATGATGACGAAGTCGCCCATGTCCATGTGGGGGGCGTAAGTCGGCTTGTGCTTACCCCGCAGGAGGGCAGCGGCCTGGGTCGCCAGACGGCCGAGGACAACGTCCTGGGCGTCGATGACGAGCCACTGGCGCGAGATGTCGCCGGGCTTGGGGCTGAACGTACGCACGCGTATGCCTTCGCTTCTTCGGTGGTGGTTATCCCAAGGGCGCAAGCCCCACGGGAAGGTCCTGACAGGGTCACCACGGACGATCACGACAGCCCTCATTCGCAGCGGGGACGCACCCGCGCGAACTGCTGGTCATCGGTCCGGTGGACCGGCGCAAGGCCCTTTCACGTGAGAATGAGAAAGCCAATACGCATAACAAACCAGCAGGATACCCAAGCAGACCCGTACGGGTCAAAACGCGGTCCGCGATGCCGATTCTGCTGGCGTCGCGGCGCACTCCGGTTCGGTCCTGGGTGGGGACCCCGCAGTTGTTACGGGCTCCAGAGTAACCCGCCCGGAGCGCAGTGCACGACGCGCCATCATGATCGCGAGCCCGCAGAGGGTGGCGCAGTCCTTGAACGCCCGCCGCTTGTGGGCCAGCTCCGACGGCCACGGGACCAGGGCCACCTGGGGCGTCAGGGCCAGCCAGAACCAGGGCGAGCGGGGCATCGAGCCGGCCCGCACCCCCGAGGCCAGCAGCAGCGGGAGCACCACCAGGAGGTAGTGGTCGAAGGAGGGACGGGAGACCAGAAATGCGGCGAGCATCACCATGCAGGCCGTCTCCACGAGCCGCAGCTCCCCCTGGTCCGCATCGTCCGGCCGCCGCCAGCGCCGCCAGGCGCCCCACAGCCCGGCCGCGGCACCCGCGAAGGCCACCACCACCGCCACCGGCTCCGGCACCCCCAGCCGCGGCAGCACGGCGATCGGAGAGGCGTCCCACGGCAGGGCGTAGGAGTCCTGCCCCTGCAACAGGAAGGGCAGCGTCTTGGTGAAGAACAGCGACGGACTGGGCATCATCAGCGCGCCGGCGAGCGAGACCCCCACCGGTACCAGCACGGCCACGGCCAGCGCCCGCCACTGCCGGGCGAACAGGAACAGCAGCCCGATCGGCACCAGCATCGGCTTGCAGGCGATCGCCAGCCCGATCACCAGGCCGGCCGCCCCCCACGACCGCCGCCGCGCGAGCAGCAGGGCCACCGGCAGCGCGGCCGCCGAGATGGCCGTCCAGTTGCCGATCAGCACGAGGTTCACGTACGGCTTGTAGGCGAGGGCGAAGACCGCGAGACCGCAGACCGCGAACCGCGAGCGCAGCGGCACCGCGAAAAGCCGCAGCGCGGCCAGCCAGCCGATGCCCAGCAGCCCCGACATCCCGACGGGCAGCACCCACCGCAGCACCGTGTGCGGCAGCAGCGCCTCCGGAACCGCCATGATCACGGCGCTGGGCAGGTAGAGGAACCGCTTGTCCTCGTAGGGGGACCCGCCGGCCAGCAGCGTCTCGGCGGCCTTGACCACGAAGGCGTTGTCCGAGCCCCAGTTCTCCCGCAGGCTCGTGGAGACCGCGATCCCGAGGAGCACCGCGAGCGAGGCGAACTGCCAGAACCGGGAAGCCGGCCGCAGCAGCCAGTCGACCAGCCGGTTCCCGGACGTCTGGTTCTCCCACTTCATCAGCCAGATGCTCGGCCGCAGCCCCACGACGCCTGCCCCTCACTCCACCGGAGGGGGCGACGGTCTCCCCCTAGCGCTTGCGTTCGACTCTACGTTCGTCCCAGACGGGTTCCTGAGTCTCCCGCACAACACCGTCCGAACCGAAGACCAGGTAACGGTCAAATGTGCGCGCGAACCACCGGTCGTGCGTGACGCACAGCACAGTGCCGTCGTAGGACTCCAGGCCGTCCTGGAGCGCCTCCGCGGACTCCAGGTCCAGGTTGTCCGTCGGCTCGTCCAGCAGCAGCGCCGTGGTGCCCGCCAGCTCCAGCAGCAGGATCTGGAAACGTGCCTGCTGGCCGCCGGAGAGCTTCTCGAAGGGCTGCTCGCCCTGGCGCTCCAGCTCGTAGCGGCGCAGGGCCCCCATCGCCTGGCCCAGGGGCTTGGCCGCCTCCGTCCACAGGATGTCGACGAGGGTGCGGCCGAAGAGCTCCGGGTGCGCGTGCGTCTGCGCGAAATGGCCGGGAACCACCCGTGCGCCCAGCTTCCAGGCGCCCGTGTGCTTGACGTCCTCGCCCGCCAGCAGCCGCAGGAAGTGCGACTTGCCCGAGCCGTTCGAGCCGAGCACCGCGACCCGCTCCCCGTAGAAGACCTCCAGGGAGAACGGCTTCATCAGCCCCGTGAGCTCCAGGTTCTCCACGGTCAGCGCCCGCACGCCGGTCCGGCCGCCCTTGAGCCGCATCTTGATGTCCTGCTCGCGCGGCGGCTCCGGCGGCGGGCCGGCCTCCTCGAACTTCTGGAAGCGGGTCTGCATCGCCCGGTAGCGCGAGGCCATGTCGGGGCTGGAGGCGGCCTGATTGCGCAGGCGCAGCACCAGGGCCCTCAGACGGGCGTGCTCCTCGTCCCAGCGCCGCTTGAGCTCCTCGAAGCGCGCGAAGCGCTCCTTGCGGGCCTCGTGGTACGTGGCGAAGCCGGAGCCGTGCACCCACACGTCGCTGCCCGTCGGGCTCGCCTCCAGGCTGATGATCTTCTCCGCGGCCTGGGTGAGCAGTTCCCGGTCGTGGCTGACGAAGAGCACCGTCTTGCGGGTGGCCTTCAGCTGCTCCTCCAGCCAGCGCTTGCCCGGGACGTCGAGGTAGTTGTCCGGCTCGTCGAGCAGCAATACCTCGTCGGGCCCGCGCAGCAGCGCCTCCAGCACGAGCCGCTTCTGCTCACCGCCCGACAGCGTGCGCACCTCGCGGAACTGCGCGGAGTCGTACGGGATGGCCAGCGCGGCCATCGTGCAGACGTCCCACAGGGTCTCCGCCTCGTAGCCCTGGACATCGGCCCAGTCGCTGAGCGCCTGGGCGTACGCCATCTGCGCGGCCTCGTCGTCGACCGTGAGGATCAGCTGCTCGGCGTGGTCCACGGCCTTCGCGGCCTCCCGGATCCGCGGCTGGGCCACGGAGACCAGCAGGTCCCGCACGGTCGTCTCGTCCCGTACGGAGCCCACGAACTGCGACATCACGCCGAGCCCACCGCTGATGGTGACCCCGCCGCCGTGCGGCTGGAGCTCCCCGGAGATCAGCTTGAGCAGGGTGGTCTTGCCGGCGCCGTTCGCCCCCACCAGGGCCGCCACCGACCCCTCCCCGACCCGGAAGGAGACGTCGGGGAGCAGGACCCGCCCGTCGGGAAGGTAGTACTCCAGGTGGCTGGCTTCGAGATGTCCCATGCCGCGCATTGTCCAGGCCGGGCCCCGATCCGCCCAAACGGATTAGGCGGGCACGCGCTCAGCAGCAGCCGGCGCCCGGCAGGGTCCGCATGTTGCGCGCTTCCTTGCTGCGGGCGGCCAGCAGCTCGTCCGCCGGGTAGCCGACCTCCTCCAGGGTCAGCCCGTGCGGCTTGACCACGTGCACCGAGGAGTCCCGTACGCCGGCCGCCAGCACCTTGCCGGGCCAGTCGGTGGGCCGGTGCCCGTCCCCGACGTGCAGCAGGGCGCCGACCAGCGAGCGGACCATGTTGTGGCAGAAGGCGTCCGCGCGGACGGTCGCGGTGATGATCCCGTCCTCGGCGCGCTCCCAGCTGAGCTGCTGGAGCGTACGGATGGTCGTGGCGCCCTCGCGCTTCTTGCAGTACGCGGCGAAGTCGTGCTCGCCGAGCAGCGGGGCGGCGGCCTCGTTCATGGCGTCCACGTCGAGCGGCCACTGGTGCCACAGCACGTGCCCGCGGCGCAGCGGGTCGACGCCGCCCCGGTGGTCGCCCACGCGGTACGCGTAGCGGCGCCAGATGGCCGAGAAGCGCGCGTTGAAGCCCTCGGGGGCCTCGGCGACCTTCCACACCCGTACGTCGTGGGGCAGCCTGCCCGCGAGGCGCCGCAGCAGCAGACCGCCGTGCTCGGCCCACACCTCCTCGGCGAGGTCGAACTGCGCGACCTGACCGCGGGCGTGCACCCCCGCGTCGGTCCGCCCGGCCACGGTCAGCTCGACCGGCTCGGACAGCCGCATCACGGTCTGCAGGGCCGACTCCAGCTCGCCCTGGACGGTCCGCAGCACGCGCTGCTTCGCCCAGCCGGAGAAGTCCTTGCCGTCGTAGCTCAGGTCCAGCCGCACCCGGACATGCCCGGGCTCCACCTCGTCACTCACGTGACCGATCCTCTCAGAATCACCCATATGCAGAACGGGCCCGCCCCGGAAGGGGGCGGGCCCGTTCAGAGCCGTTCAAGCAAGCGTGATCCCGGGGGATCAGGCCTCCTTGGTCTCCTCGGCGGGGGTCTCGACAGCCTCCGCCTCCTTGACCGCGCGCTTGGTGGCGGCCTCGGCCTCACCGGTGGCCTGCTGGGCGACCGTAAGGGCCTCGACCAGCTCGATCACGGCCATCGGGGCGTTGTCGCCACGACGGTTGCCGATCTTGGTGATGCGCGTGTAACCACCGGGGCGGTTCTCGTAGCGCGGGGCGATCTCGGTGAACAGCGTGTGCACGATGCTCTTGTCCGTGATCGTCTGCAGCACCAGGCGACGGTTGTGGATGTCGCCCTTCTTGGCCTTGGTGACCAGACGCTCGGCGTAGGGACGCAGGCGACGGGCCTTGGCCTCGGTGGTGGTGATGCGGCCGTGCTCGAAGAGCGCCTTCGCGAGGTTCGCGAGGAGGTGCTTCTCGTGCGCGGCGGAGCCGCCCAGGCGGGCACCCTTTGCGGGACGCGGCATTGTTACTCCTTCAAATCTGCACCGGCCGTGTCAGGTACCGGAGTCAGTTCCCTCAAGCGGTCGCGAGAGGGGGTGTGGGGGGCGCGAGCCCCCCACAAGCTTTTCTAGTACTGCTCGGTCTCGACGAAACCGGCGTCCGCGTCGTCGTCGGCGCCGAAGGCGTCGGCGGCGGCGGTCGGGTCGAATCCGGGCGGGCTGTCCTTGAGGGCCAGGCCCATGCCGGCCAGCTTCGCCTTGACCTCGTCGATCGACTTCGCACCGAAGTTGCGGATGTCGAGCAGGTCGGCCTCGGAGCGGGCGACGAGCTCACCCACGGAGTGGATGCCCTCGCGCTTGAGGCAGTTGTACGACCGAACGGTGAGCTCGAGCTCCTCGATCGGCAGCGCCAGGTCGGCGGCCAGGGCGGCGTCCGTCGGGGACGGGCCCATGTCGATGCCCTCGGCGTCGATGTTGAGCTCGCGCGCCAGACCGAACAGCTCGACCAGGGTCTTACCGGCGGACGCCATGGCGTCGCGCGGGCGCATGGCCTGCTTGGTCTCGACGTCGACGATCAGCTTGTCGAAGTCGGTGCGCTGCTCGACTCGGGTCGCCTCGACCTTGTAGGTGACCTTGAGGACCGGGCTGTAGATGGAGTCGACCGGGATACGGCCGATCTCCTGGCCCAGCTGCTTGTTCTGGACGGCGGAGACGTAGCCGCGACCGCGCTCGACGGTCAGCTCCATCTCCAGCTTGCCCTTGCCGTTGAGCGTGGCGAGGACCAGGTCCGGGTTGTGCACCTCGACACCGGCCGGGGGCGCGATGTCAGCAGCGGTGACCAGGCCGGGACCCTGCTTGCGCAGGTACATCACGACCGGCTCGTCGTGCTCCGAGGAGACGACCAGCTGCTTGATGTTGAGGATGATGTCGGTGACGTCTTCCTTGACGCCCGGCACGGTGGTGAACTCGTGCAGGACGCCGTCCACGCGGATGCTGGTGACAGCGGCACCCGGGATGGAGGACAGGAGGGTACGGCGCAGGGAGTTGCCGAGGGTGTAACCGAAGCCCGGCTCCAGGGGCTCGATCACGAACCGCGAGCGGTACTCGTCGACGACCTCTTCGGTCAGCGAAGGACGCTGAGCGATAAGCATGTCTGTGTTCCTTCATTCGTGGACGCCCACTATTTGACGCCCGACGGAGTGCAGCACGGGGCTGCGGACTACAAGGGTACGGGCGGCACGTCCCCCGCGAGGGGTTCGTACCGCCCGGACACTCAAGAACGCACAGGTGCGTCCGCTGCTTCAGACGCCGTTTCCCGCTTCGGTGAAGCGAGAAGTCCGGCAGTCGTCAGACGCGGCGGCGCTTCGGCGGGCGGCAGCCGTTGTGCGGGGTGGGGGTGACGTCCTGGATCGAGCCGACCTCGAGGCCGGTGGCCTGGAGGGAGCGGATCGCGGTCTCGCGGCCGGAGCCCGGACCCTTCACGAAGACGTCGACCTTGCGCATGCCGTGCTCCTGCGCGCGGCGGGCGGCCGACTCGGCAGCCATCTGCGCGGCGAAGGGGGTGGACTTGCGCGAGCCCTTGAAGCCGACGTGGCCGGCGGAGGCCCAGGAGATCACGTTGCCCGAGGGGTCCGTGATCGAAACGATGGTGTTGTTGAACGTGCTCTTGATGTGGGCGTGCCCGTGAGCGACGTTCTTCTTTTCCTTGCGGCGCACCTTCTTGGCAGCGCCCTGACGACCCTTGGGGGGCATCTAAATCTCCTACGGGAGGTGGTCGGTCCTACAGCGCAAGACCGCTGAACAGGACTACTTCTTGCCCGGCTTCTTCTTACCGGCGATCGCGCGACGCGGGCCCTTGCGGGTACGCGCGTTGGTGCTGGTGCGCTGACCGTGCACCGGCAGGCCACGACGGTGGCGGATGCCCTGGTAGCACTGGATCTCGATCTTGCGGCGGATGTCGCCCTGGATCTCGCGGCGGAGGTCACCCTCGGTACGGAGGTTGGCGTCCACGTACTCGCGGATCTTGACGAGGTCCTCTTCGGCCAGGTCACGAACGCGGGTGTTCGGGTTCACGCCGGTGGAGGCGAGGATCTCCTTGGACCGGGTGCGCCCGATACCGAAGACGTAGGTGAGTGCGATCTCCACGCGCTTTTCGCGCGGGATGTCAACACCGGAAACGCGTGCCATTCAATGGCTCCTGTGTGTTCGGGGGTCTTCAGCAGAACCGACCCCGACCGCCGACCACCCGAAAGTGGGTGATGGTACGCCCGGGTCCCCGGCCCCCGCCGGAGGTACCGCCGGCCCCGTACAGGGCTGGGCGGGTTCTGCGTATGTACGTTTTCTTACGTCGCGCGAAGAACTGCGGAAGGCAGGTCGGTCGGCGTGCGTCAGCCCTGGCGCTGCTTGTGGCGCAGGTTGTCGCAGATGACCATGACCCGACCGTGACGGCGGATCACCTTGCACTTGTCGCAGATCTTCTTGACGCTCGGCTTGACCTTCATGTTGGTGAGGTTCTCCGGGTCAGTGCCACCACCCGCACCGGGACGGATGCCCAGGCAGGAGTGAGAGCAAGATCTACTTGTATCGGTAGACGATCCGGCCACGCGTCAGGTCGTACGGAGAGAGCTCCACAACGACCCGGTCATCGGGGAGGATGCGGATGTAGTGCATGCGCATCTTGCCGCTGATGTGCGCGAGGACCTTGTGACCGTTCTGGAGTTCCACCTTGAACATCGCGTTCGGGAGGGACTCGATCACGGTGCCCTCGATTTCGATGGCACCTTGCTTCTTGGCCACGCTTCGCCTTTCGAATCGGCTACCTTGATCGACTCCGTGCGCCATGCAGACATGGAAGTGCACGAGAGCCGACGAGTCAGTCTACGTCAGGGCACCCAGAAAGACGAATCCGGAAAGTTTGCCCCAGAGTCTAGATCATTAACCGAGGGGGTCCGGAGCCGTCGTGACTCCGTACTCCGCCAGCTTCGCCTTGCCGCAGTCCGGGCTGGTCAGGACGATGGGCCCGGCTTCCGTCAGCGCGATGGAGTGCTCCCAGTGCGAGGACCAGGTGCCGTCCGTCGTGATGACCGTCCAGTCGTCCGAAAGGACCTCCGTCTGGGCGGTTCCCAGGGAGACCATGGGCTCGATCGCCAGGCAGACGCCCGGAACGAGCTTGATCCCCTTGCCCCGCTTGCGCGAGACGTAGTTCAGCAGGTGCGGGTCCATGTGCATCTCGGACCCGATGCCGTGGCCGCCGTAGTCCTCGATGATCCCGAACTTGCCGAGGCTGTGCTCACCGGTGGTCGGACGGGGCTGGCGCTTGATGTACGTCTCGATCGCCTTGGAGATGTCCACGAGGCGGTTGCCGAGCTTCATGGCGGCGATACCGGCCCACATGGACTCCTCGGTCACCCGGGACAGCTCCACGAGCTCAGGGGCGTGCCCGGTGCCGACGAAGGCGGTGTACGCGGCGTCGCCGTGCCAGCCGTCCACGATCGCGCCGGCGTCGATCGAGATGATGTCGCCGTCCTTGAGGACGGTCTTGTCGTCCGGGATGCCGTGGACGACGACCTCGTTCACCGAGGTGCAGATCGTCGCGGGGAAGCCGCCGTAGCCGAGGAAGTTCGACTTGGCACCGGCGTCCGCGATGACCTTGCGGGCCACCATGTCCAGATCCCGCGTCGTGGCGCCCGGCACGGCCGCCTCACGGGTCGCAGCGTGGATCGCGGCGACGACCAGCCCTGCCTCGCGCATCTTCGCGATCTGCTCGGGGGTCTTGATCTGGACCATGGGAAGTGCCTTCCACCTTCGGATCTGCGTTGTTCGGGTCTTTTCAACAGTACGGCCGCGATGTCCTGGGGACACCGCGGCCGTACCTGCACAAGAAAGGGCTACTACTTCTTGAGGGCGTCCATCGCGCGCTTGGTGACGTCCGCGACCTCACCGAGGGCCGGGATGGTCACCAGCAGGCCCTGGGCCTTGTAGTAGTCGATGATCGGCTCGGTCTGCGTGTGGTAGACCTCCAGCCGGTTGCGGACCGTGGCCTCGGAGTCGTCACCGCGCTGGTAGAGCTCGCCGCCGCAGGTGTCGCAGACGCCCTCGGCCTTCGGCGGGGCGTACGTCACGTGGAAGACGTGCGAGGAGTCGTTGCGGCAGATCCGCCGGCCGGCGATCCGCTTGACGACCTCGTCCTCCTCGACCTCCAGGTCGAGGACGGCGTCGAGCTTCATGCCCGCGGCCTGGAGCATCTCGTCGAGGGCCTCGGCCTGCGAGACGTTGCGCGGGAAGCCGTCGAGCAGGAAGCCGTTCACGGCGTCCGGCTGCTCCATACGGTCCTTCGCCATGCCGATGGTCACCTCGTCGGGGACCAGGTCGCCGGCGTCCATGAACGCCTTCGCCTGCTTGCCCAGCTCGGTGCCCTGGCTGATGTTGGCCCGGAACAGGTCGCCCGTGGAGATGTGCGGAATCGACAGGTTCTTGGCAAGGAACGCGGCCTGCGTTCCCTTGCCCGCACCGGGCGGTCCAACGAGGACGATTCGCATCAGCGGAGGAACCCTTCGTAATTACGCTGCTGGAGCTGGCTCTCGATCTGCTTCACGGTTTCCAGACCCACACCCACGATGATCAGGATGCTCGTCCCGCCGAACGGGAAGTTCTGGTTCGCTCCGAAGCCGGCCAACGCCATCGTCGGCACAAGAGCGATGAGACCCAGGTACAGCGACCCCGGCCAGGTGATCCGGTTGAGTACGTAGCTGAGGTACTCGGCGGTGGGTCGACCGGCGCGGATGCCCGGGATGAACCCACCATACTTCTTCATGTTGTCTGCAACTTCCTCGGGGTTGAACGAGATCGCCACGTAGAAGAACGCGAAGAAGACGATCAGGAGGAAGTACACCGCGATGTAGTACGGGTGGTCGCCCTTGACGAAGTGCTTCTGGATCCAGACGGCCCAGCCCGCGGTGGACCCGCTGAACTGCACGACCAGTGCCGGGATGTAGAGCAGCGACGAGGCGAAGATGACGGGGATGATGCCCGCCTGGTTCACCTTGAGCGGGATGTAGGTCGACGTACCGCCGTAGGCACGACGGCCGATCATGCGCTTCGCGTACTGGACCGGGATCCGGCGCTGCGCCTGCTCGACGAAGACCACCAGGCCGACCATCGCGAGGCCGACGAGCATGACGACGCCGAACTCGACCCAGCCGTCGGCGATCTTGCCCTGGAGCTTGATCTGCCAGAGGGCGCCGATGAAGCCGGCGGCGATCGAGATGAACATGAGGATCGACATACCGTTGCCGATGCCGCGGTCGGTGATGAGCTCACCG encodes:
- the rpsM gene encoding 30S ribosomal protein S13; protein product: MARVSGVDIPREKRVEIALTYVFGIGRTRSKEILASTGVNPNTRVRDLAEEDLVKIREYVDANLRTEGDLRREIQGDIRRKIEIQCYQGIRHRRGLPVHGQRTSTNARTRKGPRRAIAGKKKPGKK
- the rpmJ gene encoding 50S ribosomal protein L36; protein product: MKVKPSVKKICDKCKVIRRHGRVMVICDNLRHKQRQG
- the infA gene encoding translation initiation factor IF-1; the protein is MAKKQGAIEIEGTVIESLPNAMFKVELQNGHKVLAHISGKMRMHYIRILPDDRVVVELSPYDLTRGRIVYRYK
- the map gene encoding type I methionyl aminopeptidase, which translates into the protein MVQIKTPEQIAKMREAGLVVAAIHAATREAAVPGATTRDLDMVARKVIADAGAKSNFLGYGGFPATICTSVNEVVVHGIPDDKTVLKDGDIISIDAGAIVDGWHGDAAYTAFVGTGHAPELVELSRVTEESMWAGIAAMKLGNRLVDISKAIETYIKRQPRPTTGEHSLGKFGIIEDYGGHGIGSEMHMDPHLLNYVSRKRGKGIKLVPGVCLAIEPMVSLGTAQTEVLSDDWTVITTDGTWSSHWEHSIALTEAGPIVLTSPDCGKAKLAEYGVTTAPDPLG
- a CDS encoding adenylate kinase; the protein is MRIVLVGPPGAGKGTQAAFLAKNLSIPHISTGDLFRANISQGTELGKQAKAFMDAGDLVPDEVTIGMAKDRMEQPDAVNGFLLDGFPRNVSQAEALDEMLQAAGMKLDAVLDLEVEEDEVVKRIAGRRICRNDSSHVFHVTYAPPKAEGVCDTCGGELYQRGDDSEATVRNRLEVYHTQTEPIIDYYKAQGLLVTIPALGEVADVTKRAMDALKK
- the secY gene encoding preprotein translocase subunit SecY — encoded protein: MLTAFARAFKTPDLRKKLLFTLGIIVLFRLGSHIPVPGVSYKNVQICVDQAGSSNGLFGLVNMFSGGALLQITIFALGIMPYITASIILQLLTVVIPKLETLKKEGQSGTAKITQYTRYLTVALAILQGTGLVATARTGALFQGCSAARDIVPDRSIFTTVVMVVTMTAGTCVVMWLGELITDRGIGNGMSILMFISIAAGFIGALWQIKLQGKIADGWVEFGVVMLVGLAMVGLVVFVEQAQRRIPVQYAKRMIGRRAYGGTSTYIPLKVNQAGIIPVIFASSLLYIPALVVQFSGSTAGWAVWIQKHFVKGDHPYYIAVYFLLIVFFAFFYVAISFNPEEVADNMKKYGGFIPGIRAGRPTAEYLSYVLNRITWPGSLYLGLIALVPTMALAGFGANQNFPFGGTSILIIVGVGLETVKQIESQLQQRNYEGFLR